GCTGCTGTTATTTCCGGACAGACCCTTAGTTCACGGGAAATGATGCGGTAGGAATCGGGCCGTCGACCTTCGGCATCGCCACCGGCGCGGCCGGGATTTCCGGCGCGGCAGGCGCGACCCAGCGCGCCGCAGCCGCTCGCTTGGGTGGCATCGCCGCGGCTCTCGTGTCTTGGGCGGGCGCCTTTACGTTGGTCGGTGCGTCGTGCGCAGGCTCGGCATCCACTGCGACCGGCTTGGCCTTCATGTCGCTCGCGGCACTTGGGGCGACAGTCTCTTCCATGGGCTCACGCGCGGCGGCTTTCTCCAGCTTTGCGACGGGTCTCACGGCGGCCTGCGGCGCGACGCCCTCGTCAACCTTGGGCGCGGTCTCGTTCGCGACCACGAGGGCGGCCTCGACGTTCGGTGCTTGGGATCGCGCGGTGGCGATTCCGACGCGCACCAACGCGACGGCGCTCATTGCCGCGAAAGCACCTATTGCCGCGGCGACGACCCGCGAAGCACTGCGACGTCGCCGCAGTTGCTCCGGCGATGGCGGGACCGACAGCGGTCGTTCGATCTCCGGCTCTGACTCGACCACCGGATCCGCGGGCCCGCCCTCGTAGGTCCCGGCGTCGCCCACCGCGAAGAAGGCCTCGTCCGACGGGTTCAGTCCGACGGGACCATCTGGCAGCGTGATCCGTTCTGTGGGCGCCGTGGCCACATGTGTGCCATAACGTGCCGAATCGGGCGTGAAGGTCGTGGCATTTTCCATGGAGAAATCGAAGGTCGGGCGCATTCTGCGGGTCCTTTCAGCGATGCCCCAGCCTCAGAGCAATCACCGTGCCTTGCGAATTCGCCGCCTGCCAACCACCTCCGTCCTGGTCTGCGTCGCGGCGTGCACGGCGTCCAGTGCCGTGCGTGCAGAAGCTGACGCTCCCGCGACCGCGGCAACGCCCGCGTGGTGTGCGCACGAGCTGAAGGAAACGAGTCCGGGCGTGTGCAGCTACGTACCTGAAGATCCTCGGGCCAGCGACACCCTGGTGATCTTCCTCCACGGTGTGATCAAGCCCGACACGGACTGGCAGTGGGCACAGCAACGCGCGGCGATGCGGGGTGCACGACGCAGCGGCTATTCGGTGCTGGCCCCGCGTGGGCGGCGCGGCATCGGTCCGGCTCAGATGAAAGACTGGTGGACGTGGCCGACGTCCGTGCGCAGCGAGAACGCGATTGGTGACGAACTCCGCGCCGAGTGGACGGCTGCCCGAAGCGCGCTGGAGACCGCGCAAGGCAAAGCGTTTCGGCAAGTGTTCGTGGTCGGATTCTCGAACGGTGCGTACTACGCCACCTCTCTGGCGCTGCTTGGCAAGCTGAAGGTGAACGGCTACGCGGTATTCGCCGGCGGCGCGGGGGCGAAGTACCTGGTCGGTCCGGCCCGGGGAACGACCCGCCGCCCGCCCATCTACGTGGGCTACGGCCTGAAAGATCGGGCGCACAAAGATCCGGCGTCCCTGGCGAGCGCACTGAAAGACCTCCATTGGCCGCACAAGGTCAACGTGCGCCCGCGCGGGGGGCACAGCATCGGCGACGCCCAGCTCGACGAAGCACTCGCCTTCCTGCGCAAGGGCGGATAGCGCCGCCGCGCTGCCATCGAGGCGACGCCGCTGATACCCGCCGCGCTCAGGCGGCTTTGGATGTGTGGCCGAAGGAGCGAGTGAGCAGTCCCAGTCCGAGCAGGAGCACTACCAGCAGTCCCGCCGAGAACCAGTAGGGATACTCTGGCTTCAGTTGGTACAGGCTCGTTCCCACCACAGGCCCCAGCATGCGGCCGAGCGCGTGCGAAGAAGAGCTGAGCCCTGCCGCAGCGCCCTGTTCACTGTCACCCACGGCCAGGGAAACAGCGGCGCTGACTCCTGGCATCGCCAAGCCTTGCCCGAGCCCCTGGATGGCCAACGCTGACGTCAGAAACGAATACTGATGCGCAAATATCAGCGCGACGAACCCCACCAGCGCCACCGGCACGCCGATGCGCAGCAGGGCGATGGGCGACAGGCCACCCCGCCGCACGATGTAGCCCTGCGCAAACACCGCCACCAATCCGTAGAACACCAACGCGAGTCCGACGGAGCGAGCCGTTTCTTGCGCGGTGAGGCCCAAGCGATCCTGGTAGTAGAAGGCGATCGTCTGTTCCATGGCGACCGACGACAGCGAGAGACCGAAGCCCACCAGCAAGAGTGGCAGCAAGCGACGAGTCAGGGCACCCGAGCGTCGCGCTTCCGTGTGCGCGACGTGGCGCTGCGGCTCCGGTAGCTTGAGCCACACGAAGAGCGCGTTGACCAGGGCGAAACCGGCAGAGAAGTAGACGGGGGTGAGGAGCGAGATGCGACTCAGCCCAGCCCCCAAAGCCGGACCGAACACCACCCCCAAACCAAAGGCCGCACCGATGAGCCCCATGCCCGCGGTGCGGTCATCCCGCTCCGTAGTGTCCGCGATGTAGGCCTGAGCCGTGGGGAGCGTGGCGGACGAGAACGCGCCGCCGAAGAGACGCGCCAACAACAGCCCCCCATAGATCGCCCCAGGCGCCAGCGCGCCACTCAACCCGTAGTGGGCAACGATTGAGAACAGGAAGAAGCTCGCCGAGAAGCCCAGAATGCCAAGCAACAGCACGGGCTTGCGCCCGACCTTTTCGCTGCGCCTTCCCCAGGTTGGACTCAGCAAGAACTGCATCAACGCGTAGCTGGTCGACAGGGAGCCCACCTGCAGCTCGCTGAGGCCAAGGGTCCGACCCAGGGGTGGAAGCACCGGAAACAGCACGCTCAGCCCGAGAATGCTGTTGAACACAGTGATGAAAAGCAGGACCCGCGGCCTCATGGCCGGCGGAGCATACTGCACCCTCGCCGCCCCGCCCGCCAAAGTGTGCCCCCTTCCGAGAGCGGTCCACTCCGCCGCCGACCAGTGCTAACGTCGGGGTCGCCGAAGGCGACAGCAACCGGAACGGACCCGCAATGCTCAGAAAAGCCCTCAAGTTCAAGCGAGAACAGACCCGCCCGACACCGAAGCCTCCTCAGAAAAAGAAGAAGAAGAAGCCCTCCGGCGTGGACACGTCGCTGCCCGGTGTGAGTGCATCGGACAAGCGT
The DNA window shown above is from Polyangiaceae bacterium and carries:
- a CDS encoding dienelactone hydrolase family protein, with protein sequence MPQPQSNHRALRIRRLPTTSVLVCVAACTASSAVRAEADAPATAATPAWCAHELKETSPGVCSYVPEDPRASDTLVIFLHGVIKPDTDWQWAQQRAAMRGARRSGYSVLAPRGRRGIGPAQMKDWWTWPTSVRSENAIGDELRAEWTAARSALETAQGKAFRQVFVVGFSNGAYYATSLALLGKLKVNGYAVFAGGAGAKYLVGPARGTTRRPPIYVGYGLKDRAHKDPASLASALKDLHWPHKVNVRPRGGHSIGDAQLDEALAFLRKGG
- a CDS encoding MFS transporter encodes the protein MRPRVLLFITVFNSILGLSVLFPVLPPLGRTLGLSELQVGSLSTSYALMQFLLSPTWGRRSEKVGRKPVLLLGILGFSASFFLFSIVAHYGLSGALAPGAIYGGLLLARLFGGAFSSATLPTAQAYIADTTERDDRTAGMGLIGAAFGLGVVFGPALGAGLSRISLLTPVYFSAGFALVNALFVWLKLPEPQRHVAHTEARRSGALTRRLLPLLLVGFGLSLSSVAMEQTIAFYYQDRLGLTAQETARSVGLALVFYGLVAVFAQGYIVRRGGLSPIALLRIGVPVALVGFVALIFAHQYSFLTSALAIQGLGQGLAMPGVSAAVSLAVGDSEQGAAAGLSSSSHALGRMLGPVVGTSLYQLKPEYPYWFSAGLLVVLLLGLGLLTRSFGHTSKAA